Part of the Pseudomonas sp. ADAK13 genome is shown below.
CGAACATAGCTACCCGGCAATGCCACTGGCGTGACAACCGGAACACCAGAGGTTCGTCCACTCCGGTCCTCTCGTACTAGGAGCAGCCCCTCTCAAATCTCAAACGTCCACGGCAGATAGGGACCGAACTGTCTCACGACGTTCTAAACCCAGCTCGCGTACCACTTTAAATGGCGAACAGCCATACCCTTGGGACCGGCTTCAGCCCCAGGATGTGATGAGCCGACATCGAGGTGCCAAACACCGCCGTCGATATGAACTCTTGGGCGGTATCAGCCTGTTATCCCCGGAGTACCTTTTATCCGTTGAGCGATGGCCCTTCCATACAGAACCACCGGATCACTAAGACCTACTTTCGTACCTGCTCGACGTGTCTGTCTCGCAGTCAAGCGCGCTTTTGCCTTTATACTCTACGACCGATTTCCGACCGGTCTGAGCGCACCTTCGTACTCCTCCGTTACTCTTTAGGAGGAGACCGCCCCAGTCAAACTACCCACCATACACTGTCCTCGATCCGGATAACGGACCTGAGTTAGAACCTCAAAGTTGCCAGGGTGGTATTTCAAGGTTGGCTCCACGCGAACTGGCGTCCACGCTTCAAAGCCTCCCACCTATCCTACACAAGCAAATTCAAAGTCCAGTGCAAAGCTATAGTAAAGGTTCACGGGGTCTTTCCGTCTAGCCGCGGATACACTGCATCTTCACAGCGATTTCAATTTCACTGAGTCTCGGGTGGAGACAGCGCCGCCATCGTTACGCCATTCGTGCAGGTCGGAACTTACCCGACAAGGAATTTCGCTACCTTAGGACCGTTATAGTTACGGCCGCCGTTTACCGGGGCTTCGATCAAGAGCTTCGCGTTAGCTAACCCCATCAATTAACCTTCCGGCACCGGGCAGGCGTCACACCCTATACGTCCACTTTCGTGTTTGCAGAGTGCTGTGTTTTTAATAAACAGTCGCAGCGGCCTGGTATCTTCGACCGGCATGAGCTTACGGAGCAAGTCCTTCACCCTCACCGGCGCACCTTCTCCCGAAGTTACGGTGCCATTTTGCCTAGTTCCTTCACCCGAGTTCTCTCAAGCGCCTTGGTATTCTCTACCCAACCACCTGTGTCGGTTTGGGGTACGGTTCCTGGTTACCTGAAGCTTAGAAGCTTTTCTTGGAAGCATGGCATCAACCACTTCGTTAACTAAAAGTTAACTCGTCATCAGCTCTCGGCCTTAGAATCCCGGATTTACCTAAGATTCCAGCCTACCACCTTAAACTTGGACAACCAACGCCAAGCTGGCCTAGCCTTCTCCGTCCCTCCATCGCAATAACCAGAAGTACAGGAATATTAACCTGTTTTCCATCGACTACGCTTTTCAGCCTCGCCTTAGGGACCGACTAACCCTGCGTCGATTAACGTTGCGCAGGAAACCTTGGTCTTTCGGCGTGGGTGTTTTTCACACCCATTATCGTTACTCATGTCAGCATTCGCACTTCTGATACCTCCAGCAAGCTTCTCAACTCACCTTCACAGGCTTACAGAACGCTCCTCTACCGCATCATCCGAAGATGATACCCGTAGCTTCGGTGTATGGTTTGAGCCCCGTTACATCTTCCGCGCAGGCCGACTCGACTAGTGAGCTATTACGCTTTCTTTAAAGGGTGGCTGCTTCTAAGCCAACCTCCTAGCTGTCTAAGCCTTCCCACATCGTTTCCCACTTAACCATAACTTTGGGACCTTAGCTGACGGTCTGGGTTGTTTCCCTTTTCACGACGGACGTTAGCACCCGCCGTGTGTCTCCCATGCTCGGCACTTGTAGGTATTCGGAGTTTGCATCGGTTTGGTAAGTCGGGATGACCCCCTAGCCGAAACAGTGCTCTACCCCCTACAGTGATACATGAGGCGCTACCTAAATAGCTTTCGAGGAGAACCAGCTATCTCCGAGCTTGATTAGCCTTTCACTCCGATCCACAGGTCATCCGCTAACTTTTCAACGGTAGTCGGTTCGGTCCTCCAGTTAGTGTTACCCAACCTTCAACCTGCCCATGGATAGATCGCCCGGTTTCGGGTCTATTCCCAGCGACTAGACGCCCTATTAAGACTCGCTTTCGCTACGCCTCCCCTATTCGGTTAAGCTCGCCACTGAAAATAAGTCGCTGACCCATTATACAAAAGGTACGCAGTCACAGAACAAAGTCTGCTCCCACTGCTTGTACGCATACGGTTTCAGGATCTATTTCACTCCCCTCTCCGGGGTTCTTTTCGCCTTTCCCTCACGGTACTAGTTCACTATCGGTCAGTCAGTAGTATTTAGCCTTGGAGGATGGTCCCCCCATATTCAGACAAAGTTTCTCGTGCTCCGTCCTACTCGATTTCATGACTAAGAGATTTTCGCGTACAGGGCTATCACCCACTATGGCCGCACTTTCCAGAGCGTTCCGCTAATCTCAAAGCCACTTAAGGGCTAGTCCCCGTTCGCTCGCCACTACTAAGGGAATCTCGGTTGATTTCTTTTCCTCAGGGTACTTAGATGTTTCAGTTCCCCATGGTTCGCTCCATACACCTATGTATTCAGTGTAAGGTAACCATCTTATGATGGCTGGGTTCCCCCATTCAGACATCTCCGGATCAAAGTCTGTTTGCCGACTCCCCGAAGCTTTTCGCAGGCTACCACGTCTTTCATCGCCTCTGACTGCCAAGGCATCCACCGTATGCGCTTCTTCACTTGACCATATAACCCCAAGCAATCTGGTTATACTGTGAAGACGACATTCGCCGAAAATTCGAATTTCTCAACTAAGAGAACTCACAAATTTTACCTTAGCCTGATCCGTTACCAGTGAAAGTAACGTTCAGTCTATCTTTCTATCACATACCCAAATTTTTAAAGAACGATCTAATCAAAGACTAGAAATCAACATTCACCATCGCATTGATGGAATGCTCATTTCTAAGCTTTCATGACAGAAGCAGTTAGTGGTGGAGCCAAACGGGATCGAACCGTTGACCTCCTGCGTGCAAGGCAGGCGCTCTCCCAGCTGAGCTATGGCCCCGTATTTCTACAGGCGTTTCCCACACAAAATTGGTGGGTCTGGGCAGATTCGAACTGCCGACCTCACCCTTATCAGGGGTGCGCTCTAACCAACTGAGCTACAGACCCAATTTCGGGCTGCTTCTTTATCGTCTTCTTCAATGAATCAAGCAATTCGTGTGGGAACTTATGGAGCAGCTGATGTCGTCGATTAAGGAGGTGATCCAGCCGCAGGTTCCCCTACGGCTACCTTGTTACGACTTCACCCCAGTCATGAATCACACCGTGGTAACCGTCCTCCCGAAGGTTAGACTAGCTACTTCTGGTGCAACCCACTCCCATGGTGTGACGGGCGGTGTGTACAAGGCCCGGGAACGTATTCACCGCGACATTCTGATTCGCGATTACTAGCGATTCCGACTTCACGCAGTCGAGTTGCAGACTGCGATCCGGACTACGATCGGTTTTCTGGGATTAGCTCCACCTCGCGGCTTGGCAACCCTCTGTACCGACCATTGTAGCACGTGTGTAGCCCAGGCCGTAAGGGCCATGATGACTTGACGTCATCCCCACCTTCCTCCGGTTTGTCACCGGCAGTCTCCTTAGAGTGCCCACCATTACGTGCTGGTAACTAAGGACAAGGGTTGCGCTCGTTACGGGACTTAACCCAACATCTCACGACACGAGCTGACGACAGCCATGCAGCACCTGTCTCAATGTTCCCGAAGGCACCAATCTATCTCTAGAAAGTTCATTGGATGTCAAGGCCTGGTAAGGTTCTTCGCGTTGCTTCGAATTAAACCACATGCTCCACCGCTTGTGCGGGCCCCCGTCAATTCATTTGAGTTTTAACCTTGCGGCCGTACTCCCCAGGCGGTCAACTTAATGCGTTAGCTGCGCCACTAAGAGCTCAAGGCTCCCAACGGCTAGTTGACATCGTTTACGGCGTGGACTACCAGGGTATCTAATCCTGTTTGCTCCCCACGCTTTCGCACCTCAGTGTCAGTATCAGTCCAGGTGGTCGCCTTCGCCACTGGTGTTCCTTCCTATATCTACGCATTTCACCGCTACACAGGAAATTCCACCACCCTCTACCATACTCTAGCTCGTCAGTTTTGAATGCAGTTCCCAGGTTGAGCCCGGGGATTTCACATCCAACTTAACGAACCACCTACGCGCGCTTTACGCCCAGTAATTCCGATTAACGCTTGCACCCTCTGTATTACCGCGGCTGCTGGCACAGAGTTAGCCGGTGCTTATTCTGTCGGTAACGTCAAAACAGCAAAGTATTAATTTACTGCCCTTCCTCCCAACTTAAAGTGCTTTACAATCCGAAGACCTTCTTCACACACGCGGCATGGCTGGATCAGGCTTTCGCCCATTGTCCAATATTCCCCACTGCTGCCTCCCGTAGGAGTCTGGACCGTGTCTCAGTTCCAGTGTGACTGATCATCCTCTCAGACCAGTTACGGATCGTCGCCTTGGTGAGCCATTACCCCACCAACTAGCTAATCCGACCTAGGCTCATCTGATAGCGCAAGGCCCGAAGGTCCCCTGCTTTCTCCCGTAGGACGTATGCGGTATTAGCGTCCGTTTCCGGACGTTATCCCCCACTACCAGGCAGATTCCTAGGCATTACTCACCCGTCCGCCGCTCTCAAGAGAAGCAAGCTTCTCTCTACCGCTCGACTTGCATGTGTTAGGCCTGCCGCCAGCGTTCAATCTGAGCCATGATCAAACTCTTCAGTTCAAACATCTTTGGGTTTTTAAGAAACCCTAAACTTGGCTCAGCAATCGTTGGTTACATCTTTGATTTCTCGCGGAGTAACTTGTGATGCTGATAATCTTGTTGACTATCAGTCTGACTCCACAAGCACCCACACGAATTGCTTGATTCAGTTGTTAAAGAGCGGTTGGTTAAGATCTTTCGTCTCAACCGAGGCGCGCATTCTACAGCAGCCTCATTTGCTGTCAAGTGATTATTTTTAGAAGTTTTCAAAGTTTCCTTTGTAACTTCAACCACTTGCGCTTCCGATCTCTCGTTAGCGGGAGGCGAATTCTACAGCGTTACACGCTGCTGTCAACACCTCTTTTTCTCCGCTTTCGACCGAGAAGATCGAACCGTTAACAGAGCCAAACTACACCGCTCTATCAACTCCTTCCAGGCTTCGATGATCTGAAGCAGCTCGCTGTCGAAACCTACATAACTCTTTGTTTACCAAGGAGTTTTCCGTTTCGACTGCGCCGGAAGTGGGGCGAAATATAGACTTCCAGAATCTGCCGTCAACCCTTAATTCAGCTTTTCTATCAATCCATCCCGACTATCCTGGAATTCACCTATATAGAGAGGAATCCCGAACAAATTGAGCAATATATTGCCCATCGCTCAACAGTTAAGCATCATAGCCACTTCTGCTTCTTTAATACGACCTCGGACGAACACCCTCAATGACCACCTCATCCCGTAGCCTGGCCTCGACATTGTTTCCGGTCGGCCTGCTACTCATTGCCATGGCCTCCATTCAATCAGGCGCGTCGCTCGCCAAAAGCATGTTCCCCATCGTTGGTGCTCAGGGCACCACCACCCTGCGCCTGATTTTTGCCAGTGTGATCATGCTGCTTCTATTACGTCCATGGCGCGCCAAGCTGACAGCCAAGTCGCTGCAGACGGTCATCGTTTACGGAATGGCGTTGGGCGGAATGAACTTCCTCTTCTATATGTCACTGCGGACCGTTCCCCTGGGAATCGCAGTAGCCCTCGAATTCACCGGCCCATTGGCCGTCGCGATCTATGCTTCGCGACGCGCGGTAGACTTTCTCTGGATAGCCTTGGCCATCGTCGGCCTTCTGCTATTGATCCCCGTAGGAGAAGCCAGCAGCGGCATTGATCTCACAGGCGCCGCCTACGCACTGAGCGCAGGCGCCTGCTGGGCGCTCTACATTCTGTTTGGCCAAAAGGCCGGTGCCGACAACGGCGTACAAACCGCAGCCCTGGGCGTAATGATTGCTGCACTGTTTGTCGCGCCGATCGGAATTGTCCACGCGGGCGCTGCATTACTCACGCCCTCGCTGATCCCGATCGCCATTGGTGTCGCGGTTTTATCCACCGCCCTGCCCTATACCCTGGAGATGGTCGCCCTGACCCGCCTGCCCGCCCGCACATTCGGAACCCTGATGAGTATCGAGCCCGCGTTCGGCGCCTTGTCTGGCCTGTTTTTCCTTCAAGAACACCTGTCCCTGGCGCAATGGCTGGCCATTACCTGCATTATCCTGGCCTCTGTTGGCGCAACCCTGACCATGCGTAACGAATCAAAGCCACTCGTTCCAGCCGATTGATTCAGGATTTGACGTAGCTCTGGCATTTGCCGCTCAATTAGGCCATGTTTAGGCCGTAACCCAGTGTCACTCATGGAGAATTTCGATAAGGACATCATGAACGCTACACTCGAGAGCGAGCAAAGCCAGCTTCGTGCATTCAAGCGAGGCGGCTATTAAGGATAGTAATGAAGCGAATTTTGATGCTGTTCATGATTGTGGCAATCGCAGGTTGTGCCGCGACGACCAAGACCGAAGTGAAACGGGGAAAAAAGGGGCTGCATATCAACTGCTCGGGCCTGTCCTCCTCCTGGGACCAGTGCTACGCCAGTGCAGCCAATTCATGTGGTGCCAAAGGCTATAAAGTCATCGCCAAGTCGGGCGACAACGCTGAAGACCCGGGCGACTATCCGTTTGGTCTCAACCCCGCCGGCTACACCAGCCGCAGCATGATTGTGATCTGCAAGTAACTGCCGACGCCTTTACAGGTTCGACAGTTGTTGGCTGAGTACGTCGTAGTTCGATGACAGCACCTGTGCCTGCACCTGCGGGTTGACCATCATCCGCGCTACTACCAGCGCGCCGATGCATTGCGACAGAATCGACCACGCCAGGTCCTCGCTACCCAGCGTTGCAGCCCACCCCGCCTGCAGTCGGCAAATCCAGTCCTGCGCCTGTTGGCGCACCGCCACATCCGATCGAGCAATCTCCGCACCCAGGCTCGGCAACGCACAGCCCGCTTCAGACTGCTCCACATGGGCCATGCTCAAGTAGAACTTCAAACAGCGATCCAGCCGCTCCCGACTCTGCACGCCATTACCATTCAAGCGCTCAAGGCTGTGGCTCAATTCGCGCTCGACAATCGAGCTGAACAATTCGTCCTTTGAGGCGAAATGGCTATAAAACGCGCCACCACTCAAGCCGATGGCTTTCATCAAGCCATCCACCCCGACACTGGCAAACCCTTCTTTCTTCGCCAGGGCTGCACTGCTATCCAGCAGTTTCTCTCTGGTTTCCTGCTTATGACTGGCCGAATATCGCATCGCTTCCCCCCTGGTGTTGTCAGCTTGACGCCTGCCGGATCATAGCATAACGTTCGTTTGCCAAACGATCGTTTACTAAAGGATCTATCCATGACGAACAACAAGAAAATCGTACTGGTTGTGGGTGCTGGTGATGCCACTGGCGGCGCAATTGCCAAACGCTTCGCCCGTGAAGGTTACGTCGCATGCGTTACGCGGCGCAGCGCCGAAAAACTGCAACCCTTGGTGGACAGCATCCAGGCGGCCGGCGGCGAGGCGCATGGCTTTGCCTGCGACGCCCGCAAGGAAGAAGACGTGATTGCGCTGATCGAACAGATTGAAACCGAGCTGGGGCCCATTGAAGCTTTTGTGTTCAACATCGGTGCGAATGTGCCGTGCAGCATCCTGGAAGAAACCGCCCGCAAGTACTTCAAGATTTGGGAAATGGCCTGTTTCTCTGGCTTCCTCAATGCCCGGGAAGTGGCCAAGCGCATGGTCACCCGTCACCGCGGCACCATCCTGTTTACCGGTGCCACTGCCGGATTGCGCGGTGCCGCCGGCTTTGCCGCGTTCGCAGGCGCGAAACACGGGATCCGCGCACTGGCGCAAAGCATGGCCCGCGAGCTGGGTCCGAGGAACATCCACGTCGCCCACGTAGTCGTGGATGGCGCCATCGACACTGACTTCATTCGTGACAACTTCCCGCAGAAGTACGCCCTCAAGGATCAGGACGGTATTCTCAACCCCGAACACATCGCCGATAACTATTGGTACCTGCACAGTCAGCCCCGGGACGCCTGGACCTTCGAGCTGGACCTGCGCCCCTGGAATGAACCCTGGTAAGCACGCCCCATAACAATAAACAGCGAGTACCCAGCATGAGTAAAACCGTGGAGTTTTTCTTCGACCTCGGCAGCCCTGCCACCTATCTGGCCTATACGCAGCTTCCAGGGCTGTGCGCTGCAACCGGCGCCCAGCTGATTTATAAGCCAATGTTGCTGGGTGGCGTGTTCAAGGCCACTGGCAATGCATCACCGGTCACCATTCCCGCCAAAGGCCGCTACATGCTCCAGGACCTGGCGCGCTACGCCCAGCGCTACAACGTCCCGCTCAAGTTCAACCCGCACTTCCCCATCAATACATTGACACTGATGCGCGCAGTCACCGGTGTCCAAATGCGCCAGCCCGAGCGTTTTCAGAGTTTCATCGACGGCCTGTTCCGCGCCCTTTGGGTAGAAGGCCGTCACCTGGGTGATCCTGCTGTGGTGGCTGCGGTGCTGGCTGAACACGGTTTTGATCCCGAAGTAGTCCTCGCGTTGACGAATGACGACGCCGTCAAGGCCACCCTCAAGGACAACACCCAGCACGCCATCCAGCGCGGCGTATTCGGGGCGCCTACGATGTTCGTCGGCGACCAGTTGTTTTTCGGCCAGGACCGCTTGGAGTTTGTCCGCGAAGCGCTGAGCTAGATTTCAATCACCAGACGCCCTTGAGCGCCGCCGGCGAGTAACTCGCAGGCGGCGTTTACCGTGTGCAGGTCGAATTGACGCCCGTCGAGAATCGGCGTGAGCTTCCCGTCATCAATCAACTGCGCCGCCTCGGCAAGGATCTGCCCGTGGTGCTCGCGCCCCTTGCCCGTCAGCATCGGCAGCAGGGTAAACACCCCGGAGTAAGTCGCCCCGCGAAACGACAACGGCGCCAGGCTATGAGAACCCCAGCCAAGACAACTCAGCACATGCCCGTGATAAGTCCTGGCCGCCTGGAAGGACGCATCCAGCGTCGGCCCGCCCACCGTGTCATACACGATGTCAAAACCTTCGCCCGCCGTGTGCAAGGCTACATACTCCTCGACGGTGTGCTGTTGGTAGTCGATAAACGTGGCGCCCAGCCCCTCAATCAACGCCCGCTGCCTGGCTGAACCGGTCGCAAACACCTCGGCGCCAAACGCATTAGCTACTTGCACGGCGACATGTCCTACACCACCCGCACCGCCCTGAATCAGGACTTTATGCCCCGGGCCTACATGCGCACGGTCCACCAGCCCTTCCCATGCGGTGATCAGCACCAGCGGCAATGCCGCGGCTTCGCGCATGCTCAGGGTCGCGGGTTTTCTCGCCAGCAAGCGCGCATCCACCACGGCAAACTCCGCCAACGAACCCTGGATGCCGCCCACTCCCGTCGCCAGGGCGTACACCTCATCGCCCGCCTTCCACTCGTTGATACCCGGGCCCACCGTCTCGATGATCCCCGCCAAGTCCAAGCCAATCACAGCCGGCAACGGCTGACGGGCATGGGCCGCCTCGCCTGCGCGAATTTTCCCGTCCAGCGGGTTGAGGCCACTGGCCTTGATCCTCACCAGCACCTCACCATCCCCCGGCGTTGGCCTGGGAATCGTCGCCAGCCGTAACGGCCCATTCGCCACATCCACCATCAGGGCACGCATTTGAGTTGTATCAGTCATGTTCGCGATCTCGATTCATCAGGAAGTGATCACCATGATGTGCCCGGCCACTCATGCCGATAAGAAGCCAAACCGCTATAGTGACCATGCTCATTTGGCATGAATTGGTAGCCCCATGGATAAGCTCAACGCAATGGCCATTTTCGTCCGGGTAATCGAGCGCGGAAGTTTCTCTGCGGTTGCCCGGGAATTGCACACCACTCAGCCCACCATCAGCAAAGTACTGCGTGCACTGGAGACAGAACTGGGCGGCAAGCTGATTTCCCGCAGCACCCGCAAACTCTCCCTGACAGACGAAGGCCAGCGCTACTACAGCCATTGCCGACAAATCCTCGCGGCGGTGGATGCTGCAGAACACAGCTTCCAGTCCGGCAAGGAGGCTGTCGCCGGTCCGTTACGCATTGGCTCGTCGGTGAGCTTCGGTCGCCTGCACATCGCCTCACGCCTGGCGGGATTTCTCGATCGATACCCACAGGTACAGGTTGACCTGCAACTGAACGATCAAAATCAGGACCTGGTCAGCGAAGGCCTGGACGTTACCCTGCGCATCGGCGAGTTGCGCGACAGCGGCCTGATCGCCCGGCAGATCGGCACTACTCACCGGGTCACCCTCGCCAGCCCGGCCTATCTGGCCAAACACCCGGCGCCGCAAACTCCGCAAGAGCTGGCCCGGCACAATTGCCTGCTGTTCAACCTGCTCAGCAGCCAGAACCAATGGGTCTACGAAAAGGACGGGACGCGGCACAGCGTCAAGATCAAGGGCAACGCCCAGAGCAATAACTCCGAGGCTGTACGCGAGATGGTATTGGCGGGGCTCGGCATTGCGCTGTCGCCCCTGTGGTTGTTCTTTGATGACCTGAAGGCCGGCCGGGTGGTCGCCTTGCTGCAGGACTACACCCCGCAGTCGCTGCCGATTCATGCCGTTTCGGCACCCAATCGCCGTCAGTCCGCCCGGGTCAAAGCGTTTATCGACTACATGGCCGATGCCCTGACCCAGGCGTCCGAACTGCAGCCCCTCAGATAGCGGCCGTACGCACCTGCAACCATTCCAGCGCCGCGCCACTGAGCAGCGGGCTCAGGCGCTCACGGACTTGCGCGTGGTAATCGTTGAACCACTGGCGCTCGTCCACCGTCAGCAACGACGGCTCCAGGCAACGGGTGTCGATGGGGCACAGCGTGAGTGTCTCGAACTTGAGGAACTCGCCAAACTCGGTCTTGCCCGCTTCACGGTTCAGCACCAGGTTCTCGATGCGCACACCCCAACGCCCCGGACGGTAAGTGCCCGGCTCGATGGACGTAATCATGCCGGCCTGCATCGCGGTTTGCGGTGCGGCGACGGCTTGATAGGCGATCACCTGCGGGCCTTCATGCACATTGAGGAAGTAGCCGACGCCATGACCGGTACCGTGGCCGTAGTCCACGCCTTCAGCCCAGATCGGCGCACGGGCGATGGAATCCAGCAGCGGCGAAAGAATGCCCTTGGGGAAATGCGCGCGGGACAAGGCAATCACACCTTTGAGCACCCGCGTGCAATCGCGTTTCTGCTCTTCGGTTGGCGTACCAATAGGCACCATACGCGTGATGTCGGTGGTGCCACCCAGGTACTGGCCACCGGAGTCGATCAGCAGCAAGCCATCGCCTTCGATCAGCGCGTGCTCTTCTTCAGTCGCGTGGTAGTGCGGCATCGCGCCATTGGCGTTGAATGCGGCAATCGTGTTGAAACTCAGCGACACATAACCCGGCCGGCGGGTACGCGCCGCCGTCAGGTGTTCATCAATAGTCAGTTCGGTGATGTGCTCACGGCCCAACGCACTGTCGAGCCAGGCGAAGAATTCGCACAAGGCCGCGCCGTCCTGCTCCATGGCCTGGCGAATATGCTCGGCGTCAGCCAGGCTTTTACGCGATTTGGCCAAGGTGGTCGGGTTAAGCCCTTCGATCAGCTTGACGCCACTGCCGAGGTTTTCCAGCAAGCCGGCGGTCACCCGTGCCGGATCGACCTGCACACTGGCGCCCGACGGAATGGCCTTCAATGCAGCAGCGACTTCGCTGTAATCACGCAGGGCCACGCCATCCTGCTCCAGCACGGCACGAAGCTCGGCATCGACTTTGCTCAAAGCCACAAACAATGTCGCCTGCTGCTGACCGATCAAGGCAAAGGACACAAACACCGGGTTGAACGAAACGTCACCACCACGCAGGTTAAACAGCCAGGCGATATCGTCCAGGGTCGCGATGAAATGCCAGTCGGCCCCCTTCTCGCTCAAGCTTTCGCGCAGGGCCGCGAGTTTTTCGCCGCGGCTGACGGTGGCCTGGGGTGGCAGATGTTGATAGATCGGCTGGTTCGGCAAGGTTGGGCGGTCTTGCCAGACTTCATTCAGCAGGTCGATGTCCGTGCGCAAGCGTGCACCACGTGCTTCCAGCTTGCTGCCCAGGGTACGCGCCGAGGCCACGGCCATGACCGCACCGTCCACTGCCACCACGCCACCTTCCGGAGTCTGTTCCGCCAGCCATTCCAGTGGCCCGGGCTGGCCGGGTTGCAGCTTGACCAGCTCGATACCGCTGCCCTTGAGTTCCTTGGTCGCCTGTTCCCAATAGCGGCTGTCTGCCCACACACCGGCGAAATCTGCGGTGACAATCAGTGTGCCCACCGAACCGTGAAAACCCGACAACCACTGGCGCCCCTGCCAGTAACCCGGCAGGTATTCGGACAAGTGCGGGTCGGCCGACGGCACCAACAGGGCATGAATGCCTTCGCGGCTCATCAGTTCGCGGGTATGCGCCAGGCGCTGGGGAACCGTTCCATGGGTCAAAGGCTGTGTGCTCATCGTGTCTCCTGCTAACCACTAATAATTGTTATGGGGTCAAACGGCCCAGAAAGCCGGTGCGCTGGCCAGTGCCGCCTTGATCAGTTGTACCGCCTGATCGATGTCCTGCTCGGTGGTAAACCGACCGAGGCTCAAGCGAATGGTGCGACCTGCGCTGCGGGCATCATGGCCCAGCGCCAGAAGCACATGGGACGGTGCATTACTCGCCGAATTGCAGGCCGAGGTCGCCGAAAAGGCAATGCCCGCGCTCAGGGCGGCGGAGTTGAACTCGCCCTCGCCGAACGTCAGGCTCAAGGTGTGGGGGATACGCTGGGTAAGGCTGCCATTGAGGCGCACCCCGGCAATGCTATTCAGCTGTTCCAGCAGGCGCTCGCGCAAGGCAACGATGGTCGCCTTTTCTTCAGCAAAGGAGGCTGCCGCCAAGGCGAATGCCGCGCCCATGCCGGCGATCTGGTGAGTCGCCAGGGTGCCGGAACGCAAGCCGCCTTCATGGCCACCGCCGTGAATCTGCGCCAGCACTTTCTGCTGCGCACGCGGGCCGACGTACAAGGCGCCGATGCCCTTGGGGCCATAGAGTTTATGAGCGGAAAACGACATCAGGTCCACCGGCCACTCGGCCAGGTCAATCGCCACCTTGCCCGCGCCCTGCGCCGCATCCACGTGAAACAACGCCCCATGCTCACGCACTCGCGCGCCAATCGCCTGGATATCGTTGAGGGTGCCCAACTCGTTGTTCACCAGCATCAGCGACACCAAAAAGGTGTCTTCACGCAATGCTTCACTTACCGCCTCGGCGCTGATCAACCCTTCAGCGTCCGGCACCAGGTACGTCACGGCAACCCCGGCTTCCTG
Proteins encoded:
- a CDS encoding aminopeptidase P family protein — translated: MSTQPLTHGTVPQRLAHTRELMSREGIHALLVPSADPHLSEYLPGYWQGRQWLSGFHGSVGTLIVTADFAGVWADSRYWEQATKELKGSGIELVKLQPGQPGPLEWLAEQTPEGGVVAVDGAVMAVASARTLGSKLEARGARLRTDIDLLNEVWQDRPTLPNQPIYQHLPPQATVSRGEKLAALRESLSEKGADWHFIATLDDIAWLFNLRGGDVSFNPVFVSFALIGQQQATLFVALSKVDAELRAVLEQDGVALRDYSEVAAALKAIPSGASVQVDPARVTAGLLENLGSGVKLIEGLNPTTLAKSRKSLADAEHIRQAMEQDGAALCEFFAWLDSALGREHITELTIDEHLTAARTRRPGYVSLSFNTIAAFNANGAMPHYHATEEEHALIEGDGLLLIDSGGQYLGGTTDITRMVPIGTPTEEQKRDCTRVLKGVIALSRAHFPKGILSPLLDSIARAPIWAEGVDYGHGTGHGVGYFLNVHEGPQVIAYQAVAAPQTAMQAGMITSIEPGTYRPGRWGVRIENLVLNREAGKTEFGEFLKFETLTLCPIDTRCLEPSLLTVDERQWFNDYHAQVRERLSPLLSGAALEWLQVRTAAI
- a CDS encoding LysR family transcriptional regulator → MDKLNAMAIFVRVIERGSFSAVARELHTTQPTISKVLRALETELGGKLISRSTRKLSLTDEGQRYYSHCRQILAAVDAAEHSFQSGKEAVAGPLRIGSSVSFGRLHIASRLAGFLDRYPQVQVDLQLNDQNQDLVSEGLDVTLRIGELRDSGLIARQIGTTHRVTLASPAYLAKHPAPQTPQELARHNCLLFNLLSSQNQWVYEKDGTRHSVKIKGNAQSNNSEAVREMVLAGLGIALSPLWLFFDDLKAGRVVALLQDYTPQSLPIHAVSAPNRRQSARVKAFIDYMADALTQASELQPLR
- the rhtA gene encoding threonine/homoserine exporter RhtA, with protein sequence MTTSSRSLASTLFPVGLLLIAMASIQSGASLAKSMFPIVGAQGTTTLRLIFASVIMLLLLRPWRAKLTAKSLQTVIVYGMALGGMNFLFYMSLRTVPLGIAVALEFTGPLAVAIYASRRAVDFLWIALAIVGLLLLIPVGEASSGIDLTGAAYALSAGACWALYILFGQKAGADNGVQTAALGVMIAALFVAPIGIVHAGAALLTPSLIPIAIGVAVLSTALPYTLEMVALTRLPARTFGTLMSIEPAFGALSGLFFLQEHLSLAQWLAITCIILASVGATLTMRNESKPLVPAD
- a CDS encoding zinc-dependent alcohol dehydrogenase family protein, whose amino-acid sequence is MTDTTQMRALMVDVANGPLRLATIPRPTPGDGEVLVRIKASGLNPLDGKIRAGEAAHARQPLPAVIGLDLAGIIETVGPGINEWKAGDEVYALATGVGGIQGSLAEFAVVDARLLARKPATLSMREAAALPLVLITAWEGLVDRAHVGPGHKVLIQGGAGGVGHVAVQVANAFGAEVFATGSARQRALIEGLGATFIDYQQHTVEEYVALHTAGEGFDIVYDTVGGPTLDASFQAARTYHGHVLSCLGWGSHSLAPLSFRGATYSGVFTLLPMLTGKGREHHGQILAEAAQLIDDGKLTPILDGRQFDLHTVNAACELLAGGAQGRLVIEI
- a CDS encoding 2-hydroxychromene-2-carboxylate isomerase, with the translated sequence MSKTVEFFFDLGSPATYLAYTQLPGLCAATGAQLIYKPMLLGGVFKATGNASPVTIPAKGRYMLQDLARYAQRYNVPLKFNPHFPINTLTLMRAVTGVQMRQPERFQSFIDGLFRALWVEGRHLGDPAVVAAVLAEHGFDPEVVLALTNDDAVKATLKDNTQHAIQRGVFGAPTMFVGDQLFFGQDRLEFVREALS
- a CDS encoding TetR/AcrR family transcriptional regulator, whose amino-acid sequence is MRYSASHKQETREKLLDSSAALAKKEGFASVGVDGLMKAIGLSGGAFYSHFASKDELFSSIVERELSHSLERLNGNGVQSRERLDRCLKFYLSMAHVEQSEAGCALPSLGAEIARSDVAVRQQAQDWICRLQAGWAATLGSEDLAWSILSQCIGALVVARMMVNPQVQAQVLSSNYDVLSQQLSNL
- a CDS encoding SDR family oxidoreductase gives rise to the protein MTNNKKIVLVVGAGDATGGAIAKRFAREGYVACVTRRSAEKLQPLVDSIQAAGGEAHGFACDARKEEDVIALIEQIETELGPIEAFVFNIGANVPCSILEETARKYFKIWEMACFSGFLNAREVAKRMVTRHRGTILFTGATAGLRGAAGFAAFAGAKHGIRALAQSMARELGPRNIHVAHVVVDGAIDTDFIRDNFPQKYALKDQDGILNPEHIADNYWYLHSQPRDAWTFELDLRPWNEPW